DNA from Dietzia lutea:
GCGTTCCAGCGGTTCTCGGGTCGGCCGCTCACCCCGGCCGAGTCGGACCGGTACGTGTGCCAGTGGGCAGGCCTGGCCCGGCTGCAGGGCGCCCGGGCCTTCCCCACCACCGTGCGTGAGCTCGAGCAGCTGCTGCGGGGCGCGCGTGGCCGTGCCCGCGCCACGGTCGCCGGGCGTCGCGCGGCGCGTCGGCTGCGGGAGACCGCCCGGGCGTGTCGGGGCGTGTCGGAGAACTCGGTGACGGCGCACCGGTCGTGCACGACGGTGGTGGACGCGGCCACGAGCCTCGTGCCGTCGGACGTGCGGCGCGCGTTGGATCTGCCGCACCGCCCGATGGACCGCACCGCCGTGTTCGGCCGGATCGCCCGGGCGCACGAGGGGCTGACCTCGCCGCGGCTCACCACGCGCGCGCCGATCGCGGTGCCGTCGTCGATGCGGTCCCAGAGCGCCTGACCCCGGGCCCGGCGGGGCACCCCCGCTCGGCGGCCCCCGCCCGGCGGCCCGCCTGATCCCGGGTCACCAGTGGCCGTTGACGCGGCCTTTGATCCACCCGGCGACTTCCCACACCAGGTGCACGGGCAGCATCGCGCGGTCGACCCGGTCGATGGGCGTCATCCGCACGTCCAGGTCGGTGGCGCTGCGCATCCACGTCCCGGCGCGCAGTGTGTGGGGGCGGTTGGTGACGACGAGGACGCGCTCCCACCCGCGGGCCCGCGCGATCGCGTCCACCTCGAGCGCCTCGCCCCACGTGGTCCGCGGCTCGGGCGAGAAGCACACCACCTCGGCGTCGGGGGGGCGGGCGATGCCCGTGCACAGCCGGCGGGCGACGGTCTCGGAGTTGCCGCCGGGGTTACTCACCAGCAGGGTGTCGGCGTAGCCGGCCTCGACGAGGTCGCGGGCGTACAGGTGTCGGCCGTCGTCGGCGCCGGCGAGCATGACGACCGCGTCGGCGCGCACCGGCTCGTCGCCGTGGGGCTGCAGGAGGAACGCTCCCCAGGCGGTGAGGGCGAGCGCGGCGACGACCACGGCCGCGCTGACGCCGACCGCGACCCGGCGGAGGGCGCGGCGGCGGGCGCGTCGGTGGGGCGCGCGCGATCCCGGTGCCGCCTGGTGCGGTCGGGGTGGGCGCGGGGATCGGCGGCGGGGGCGCGGGGTCACCGTGGTGTGGGTGACGACGACGAGGTGTCCCCTCCCCCGGCGCCCGGCCCGCCCCCGAGTGCGGCGCGCAGGCTGTCGTCCCAGTCGGGCAGCGGCGTCAGGCCGGCGGTCTCCCAGGCCCGCCCGGACAGCACCGAGAACGCGGGACGCGGGGCGGGCCGGGGGAAGTCGGCGGTGGTGCAGGGTCGGACGCGGGCGGGGTCGGCGCCGAGGTAGGCGAACGTGCGGCGGGCGACCTCGTACCAGGTGGCGCGGCCGGAGCCGGCGGCGTGCAGGACGAGGCCGCGGGTGTCGACGGCGGGGGTATCGCCAGAGGGGGCGGCGGTGTCGGGCCCGGTGCCCGCGTGCACGGCGGCCTCGCGGGTGGCGGCCTCGCGGGCGAGCATCTCGAGGATCGCCGCCGCCAGCGTCGGGGCGTGCGTGGGCGAGCCCCACTGGTCGTCGACCACGCTGACCACGTCCCGCTCCCGCTCGAGCCGGGCCATGGTCGCCACGAAGTCGCCGCCGGGGATCGCCAACCGCTCCCGCTCCGGCCCGGTGTACAGCCACGACGTGCGCAGGATCGTCGCCTCGGGGTGGGCGGCCAGGACGGCGTGCTCGCCGGCCAGCTTGGTGCGGCCGTACACGGTGGCCGGGTCGGTGGCGTCGGTCGGCTCGAGCGCCGGCGCGGTCGCGGGATCGGGATCGGGCTCCCCCGCCCCGTCCGAGCCCACACCGCCCGGGCCTGCGTCCCCGTGGCCGCGTGGCACCTCGCCGGAGAAGACGTAGTCGGTGCTGACGTGAACCAGCCGCAGCCCGCGCTCCCGGCAGGCCTCGGCGAGGATCCGCGGCCCCTCGACGTTGACCAGGTGCGCCCCGGACTCGTCGGTCTCCGCGCCGTCGACGTCGGTGTACGCGGCCGCGTTGATCACCACCGCCGGCTGGTGCCGGTCCCGGTACTCGGCCACGGACTCCGCCCGGGTGATGTCCAGTTCGTCGCGGCCCGGCGCGAGCACCTCGCCCGGGTGCGCCAGCCGCACGTGCGTACCCAGCTGTCCGCGCCCGCCGGTCACCAACACGCGCGGCAGCGCGTCCGGGCGGGCGGCGGCGCCCTCGTCGTCGGCGTTCACAGTCCCCGCCCCTTCTCCCGGCGCAGAACATCCAGCAGATACCGGCCGTACCCCGACTTCTGCAGGGCGTTCGCGCGATCGGTGAGCTCGTCGTCGTCGAGATACCCCATCCGCCACGCCACCTCCTCCGGGCAACCGATCTTCAGGCCCTGCCGGTCCTCGATCGTGCGGACGTAATTGCCGGCGTCCAGCAGCGAGTCGTGGGTGCCCGTATCCAGCCAGGCGGTGCCCCGCGGCAGCACCTCGACCTGGAGGCGGCCCTGCTCGAGGTAGTGCCGGTTGATGTCGGTGATCTCGTACTCCCCGCGCGCCGACTTGGCCAGACCGCGCGCGACGTTCACCACGTCGGCGCTATAGAAGTAGAGCCCCGGCACGGCGAAGTCCGACGAGGGGTTCTGAGGCTTCTCCTCGAGGCTGATCGCCCGGCCGTCGGCGTCGAAATCGATCACCCCGTACTGGCTCGGATCGGCCACCCGGTAGGCGAACACCGCGCCGCCGTCGAGGTCGGCGAACCGGCGCAGCTGCGTACCCATGCCCGGGCCGTAGAAGATGTTGTCGCCCAGGATCAACGCGACCGGCTCGCCGCCGATGTGCTCCGCGCCCAGCACGAACGCCTGCGCCAGCCCCTCCGGAGCGGCCTGTTCGACATAGCTCAGCGCGATCCCGAACTGGCTGCCGTCGCCCAGCAGCCGCCGGAACTGCCCCGCGTCCTCGGGCGTGGTGATGACGAGAATGTCGCGGATCCCCGCCAGCATGAGCGTCGACAGCGGGTAATAGATCATCGGCTTGTCGTACACCGGCACCAGCTGCTTGCTCGTGGCCAACGTCAGCGGCCGCAGCCGGGTGCCGCTGCCACCGGCCAGGACGATGCCCTTCACTGCGCCACCCTCGCCGTCACAGGACCTTCTCCGTCCGGGCGTACTTCGCTTCCACCCGCTCCTTGACCGGCTTCCACCAGTCGCGGTGGTCGGCGTACCACTCGATGGTCTGCCGCAGGCCCTCGCGGAAATCCTGGTGCTGCGGCTCCCAGCCCAGCTCGGCGCGGGTCGCGGAGGCGTCGATCGCGTAGCGCAGGTCGTGGCCCGGGCGGTCGGTGACGTGGTCGAATCCCGGGTCCGAGCCGGCACCGCCGGGCTCGTTCGGGCCGGCCACGGCGCCGTCCTCCGAGCCGGTCACGCCCATGAGCTCGCAGATCATCCGCATGACCTCGAGGTTGGAGCGCTCGCCGTCGGCGCCGATGAGG
Protein-coding regions in this window:
- a CDS encoding oxygenase MpaB family protein, with product MSPLDPRGTADSPVCSILDIPGPRWFQPGDPVWRVHGDASTPIGITTGLLMLSADPAYASVMVACGADENPWTMDDYLHDLVEISTFGTVDDAMVTIEHAHRDRSSFNGTTEHGDYYYGSDPALVEWAQAALAWALLAAFQRFSGRPLTPAESDRYVCQWAGLARLQGARAFPTTVRELEQLLRGARGRARATVAGRRAARRLRETARACRGVSENSVTAHRSCTTVVDAATSLVPSDVRRALDLPHRPMDRTAVFGRIARAHEGLTSPRLTTRAPIAVPSSMRSQSA
- a CDS encoding YdcF family protein, with the translated sequence MTPRPRRRSPRPPRPHQAAPGSRAPHRRARRRALRRVAVGVSAAVVVAALALTAWGAFLLQPHGDEPVRADAVVMLAGADDGRHLYARDLVEAGYADTLLVSNPGGNSETVARRLCTGIARPPDAEVVCFSPEPRTTWGEALEVDAIARARGWERVLVVTNRPHTLRAGTWMRSATDLDVRMTPIDRVDRAMLPVHLVWEVAGWIKGRVNGHW
- a CDS encoding SDR family oxidoreductase gives rise to the protein MNADDEGAAARPDALPRVLVTGGRGQLGTHVRLAHPGEVLAPGRDELDITRAESVAEYRDRHQPAVVINAAAYTDVDGAETDESGAHLVNVEGPRILAEACRERGLRLVHVSTDYVFSGEVPRGHGDAGPGGVGSDGAGEPDPDPATAPALEPTDATDPATVYGRTKLAGEHAVLAAHPEATILRTSWLYTGPERERLAIPGGDFVATMARLERERDVVSVVDDQWGSPTHAPTLAAAILEMLAREAATREAAVHAGTGPDTAAPSGDTPAVDTRGLVLHAAGSGRATWYEVARRTFAYLGADPARVRPCTTADFPRPAPRPAFSVLSGRAWETAGLTPLPDWDDSLRAALGGGPGAGGGDTSSSSPTPR
- the rfbA gene encoding glucose-1-phosphate thymidylyltransferase RfbA, which codes for MKGIVLAGGSGTRLRPLTLATSKQLVPVYDKPMIYYPLSTLMLAGIRDILVITTPEDAGQFRRLLGDGSQFGIALSYVEQAAPEGLAQAFVLGAEHIGGEPVALILGDNIFYGPGMGTQLRRFADLDGGAVFAYRVADPSQYGVIDFDADGRAISLEEKPQNPSSDFAVPGLYFYSADVVNVARGLAKSARGEYEITDINRHYLEQGRLQVEVLPRGTAWLDTGTHDSLLDAGNYVRTIEDRQGLKIGCPEEVAWRMGYLDDDELTDRANALQKSGYGRYLLDVLRREKGRGL